The DNA window AAATATGCAACTGCAGCCGGTTTGTGGGCCCGCGTCGGCCAGGCCAAGATCGATCCACTGCAGATCGATCGAAATAAGAAAGTCAGGATCGGCATTGTCGGCGGCGGCTTTGGCCGGAGCTTTCAATTCCATGAACACCCGCAGTGCATCGTTGCCGCAGTCAGCGATCTCCGGCCCGAGCGCCGTCTGGCGCTGATGGAGACCTATCGGTGCAGCGCCTCCTACCCTTGCCTCGAGGAGATGGTCAAAGATCCCGCCATCGACGCCATCGGTGTGTTCACCGAGGGACCGAATCACCTGCGTCATGTCAAGTTGGTGCTGGAACACGGCAAACACGTGCTCTGCGCGGTTCCGGCTTGCTGGGGATCGATCGATGAGGCGGAGGAGCTGCTGCACGTGGTCAAAAAAACCGGCCTGATCTACATGATGGCGGAAACCAGCTACTATCAACAATTCACCATATCAGTACGTAATTTTTACCGCCAGGGATTGTTCGGCGACCTGTATTATTGCGAATCCGAATACCAGCATGACGGTCTGGAAAATCTCTATTTCGAAAACGGCAAAAGAACCTGGCGCTATGGATTGGCGCCCATGCACTACCCGACCCACTGTACCGCGCACCTGATCGGCGTGACCGGAGAACGCCTCACCCAGGTCAGCTGCATCGGCTGGGGCGACGACAGCCCCTTTCTCAAGGACAACACGGACCACAATCCATTTCACAACGAAAGCGCGTTTTTCAAAACCAACCGCGGCCACGCTTTCCGCGTCAACGTCTGGTGGAAAGGCGCCCATCTGGGCGGTGAACGTGCCAGCTGGATCGGCTCCAATATGAGCTTTTACGCCCAGAACGGCCGAAGCGGGCCTGCGCTGGTGAAGAAAAGCACGCGACTGGGCGCCGACGATGCTGGATTTGTCCAAAGCAAAGCCGAGTTGGAGCCGTACGAACAGCCGGATTGGTGGGCAACGGATCTATTGCCAGCACCGCTGCGGCATAAAAGCGGACACGAGGGTTCCCACACTTTTCTCACCCACGAGTTTATCGATGCGCTGATCAACGAACGCAAGCCAGCGGTGGACATTTACGAGTCCCTGGCCTATACGGTTCCGGGGATCATCGCCCATCAGTCCGCGCTCCAGGGCGGCAAGCTGCTGAAAATCCCCCAATTCGATTGATGCTTTTGCATCAATATGGAAATCCGATGACCAGCAGAGAACGGCTGCTCGCCAGCGTGAATCATCAGACACCCGATCGCCCGGCCATTGACCTGGCCTCCACGCAGGTCACCGGCATCTCCATCGTCGCGTATCAGCGCTTGCGCCGGTATCTGGGGTGGCAAGAGCTTCCGCTCACGGTGTGCGACGCCGTGCAGCAGATCTGCATTCCCCACGACGATATCCTGCAGCGGTTCGGCGTCGACACCCGTGGACTGTTCCCGGTGACCCATCACATTGATTTTCAAGATCATTCGGAAAATGATTGTTTGGTGCATGTGGATGAATGGGGCTTTGGCTACCGGCGTCCGATTCACAACGGTCTGTGGTACGATCTCTACCGTCATCCCCTGCCGGGGAATCCGCTGAGGCGAAATCTCATCGACAGCTACAGCATACCCCGGGGCGATGAACCGAGGCGCATTGAAGGGCTGCGGCAGCAGGCCTCGAAATGGCGCGAGCAGCATTACGCGGTGGTGCTGAAAAGCGTGTGCGCCGGTTTGCTCGAGATGATGATACGGGTGCGCGGCATGGAAAACGCGTTGACCGATCTATTACTGGATCCTAAAAACAGCGGCCGGTTGTTGGACAAAATCCTACAACACAAATTGGCGTATTGGCAAATGGCATTGACAGAGCTGGGCGATATCGTGGACGTGGTGGCGGAAGGGGATGACTTCGGCACCCAGAGCTCCCAACTGATTTCACTCGCAACCTGGCGAAAACTCATCAAACCCCGGCAGACGCTGCTGATTCAATCCATCCGCTCTCTGGCGCCGCAGGCGAAAATCTTTTTTCACTCCTGCGGCAACATCAGGGAATTTTTACCTGAATTTATCGACATGGGCATCCACATCATCAATCCGGTTCATATCACCGCAGCCGGCATGGCCCCCCACGCATTAAAGCAGGAATTCGGCCGTGATCTGGTGTTCTGGGGCGGCGGCATAGACACCCAGACCACTCTGCCCAAAGGCACT is part of the bacterium genome and encodes:
- a CDS encoding Gfo/Idh/MocA family oxidoreductase codes for the protein KYATAAGLWARVGQAKIDPLQIDRNKKVRIGIVGGGFGRSFQFHEHPQCIVAAVSDLRPERRLALMETYRCSASYPCLEEMVKDPAIDAIGVFTEGPNHLRHVKLVLEHGKHVLCAVPACWGSIDEAEELLHVVKKTGLIYMMAETSYYQQFTISVRNFYRQGLFGDLYYCESEYQHDGLENLYFENGKRTWRYGLAPMHYPTHCTAHLIGVTGERLTQVSCIGWGDDSPFLKDNTDHNPFHNESAFFKTNRGHAFRVNVWWKGAHLGGERASWIGSNMSFYAQNGRSGPALVKKSTRLGADDAGFVQSKAELEPYEQPDWWATDLLPAPLRHKSGHEGSHTFLTHEFIDALINERKPAVDIYESLAYTVPGIIAHQSALQGGKLLKIPQFD